In the genome of Bradyrhizobium sp. CIAT3101, one region contains:
- a CDS encoding carboxymuconolactone decarboxylase family protein — MSRVSIKTRDDLPEALRPLWDKMTTYGAFENQAGVMAHRAPIFKHMWSLLVDLASEGMISKRHLELALVTVSLLNKCDYCVSHHAPKLAVQGVSEEGAARLIDYKDHPELDERDKLVVEYAIAVTNNWNRTRDEIFGRLRMHFSEAQIVELTWRITLCGAFNRFNDILQLEVEQGVPHSEAAE, encoded by the coding sequence ATGTCGCGTGTTTCGATCAAGACCAGGGACGATCTGCCGGAAGCACTGCGCCCCCTGTGGGACAAGATGACGACCTATGGTGCGTTCGAGAACCAGGCCGGTGTGATGGCGCATCGCGCGCCGATCTTCAAGCACATGTGGTCGCTGCTGGTCGATCTCGCCAGCGAAGGCATGATCTCGAAGCGCCATCTCGAGCTGGCGCTGGTCACGGTGTCGCTGCTCAACAAGTGCGATTACTGCGTTTCCCACCACGCGCCAAAACTCGCGGTGCAGGGTGTGTCGGAGGAGGGGGCCGCGCGCCTCATCGACTACAAGGATCACCCCGAGCTCGATGAACGCGACAAGCTGGTCGTCGAATACGCCATCGCCGTCACCAACAACTGGAACAGGACGCGCGACGAGATCTTTGGCCGCCTGCGCATGCACTTCTCGGAAGCGCAGATCGTCGAACTGACCTGGCGCATCACGCTGTGCGGCGCCTTCAATCGCTTCAACGACATTCTCCAGCTCGAGGTCGAGCAGGGCGTTCCCCATAGCGAGGCTGCCGAGTAG
- a CDS encoding MmcQ/YjbR family DNA-binding protein, producing MTPKTFEARCLRLPAATKVVQWEGTSVFKVGGKMFALSGGFTASYMFKTADMAYAMLIEHGVARPAPYLARAKWVQLVSNNALADAELTAYLAQAHALIVARLTRKSRKALGLD from the coding sequence ATGACTCCCAAGACCTTCGAGGCCCGTTGCCTGCGCCTGCCCGCTGCTACCAAAGTGGTGCAGTGGGAAGGCACCTCCGTGTTCAAGGTCGGCGGCAAGATGTTCGCGCTGAGCGGCGGCTTTACCGCAAGCTACATGTTCAAGACCGCTGATATGGCCTATGCGATGCTGATCGAGCACGGTGTCGCGCGGCCGGCGCCCTATCTGGCACGGGCCAAATGGGTGCAGTTGGTGAGCAACAACGCGTTGGCGGATGCGGAACTGACGGCCTATCTCGCGCAGGCCCACGCCCTGATCGTGGCAAGGCTCACACGCAAATCGCGGAAGGCGCTGGGGCTGGACTAG
- a CDS encoding PadR family transcriptional regulator, whose amino-acid sequence MFGKHRDHRDFHFGHFAHFAVGRHGGRHRFGRGGHGFFGRGGDEFPGARRLSSQDLQLVILALLAEKPAHGYELIKIIEERSEGFYTPSPGVIYPALIYLEEVGHTSVAQDGGRKLYSITPQGEAYLAEQRGTADAILQALSRIGRRMDEVREAFAGVSDLDADASDELHRARHNLKRALRSRHGSDSAEARRIAGILERAAAEILGK is encoded by the coding sequence ATGTTTGGCAAACACCGAGACCACAGAGACTTTCACTTCGGGCACTTCGCTCATTTCGCCGTGGGCCGGCACGGCGGGCGGCATCGCTTCGGCCGCGGCGGGCATGGCTTTTTCGGGCGCGGCGGCGACGAGTTTCCGGGCGCACGGCGGCTGTCCTCGCAGGACCTTCAGCTCGTGATCCTGGCGCTGCTCGCCGAAAAGCCCGCGCATGGCTACGAGCTGATCAAGATCATCGAGGAGCGTTCGGAGGGGTTTTATACGCCGAGCCCCGGCGTGATCTATCCGGCGCTGATCTATCTCGAGGAGGTCGGCCACACCAGCGTCGCCCAGGATGGCGGCAGAAAACTCTACAGCATCACGCCGCAGGGTGAGGCCTATCTCGCCGAGCAGCGTGGGACCGCTGATGCGATCCTCCAGGCGCTGTCACGGATCGGGCGCCGCATGGACGAGGTGCGCGAGGCCTTTGCCGGCGTCAGCGATCTCGATGCCGATGCCTCCGACGAGCTGCATCGGGCCCGCCACAACCTCAAGCGCGCGCTGCGTTCCAGGCACGGCAGCGACTCCGCCGAGGCGCGTCGCATCGCCGGCATCCTGGAGCGTGCAGCCGCGGAAATTCTCGGCAAGTGA
- a CDS encoding class I SAM-dependent methyltransferase, with protein sequence MTDQPHSPIRDPRVNAVIARLQGARQRPSGGGPRSSFNSRDPHAYAEQGFSIHPEQGELIYLLCRGLRATRVAEFATSVGMSTLYFAAALRDNGGGKVIGSEIVPAKVEAARRNLAEAGLADYAEIREGDARTTLRDLGGPVDFVLIDGWPGEGGPSLAREVIEIVAPQLLVGGYVMNDNAEPDYLAFIRDPKNGFVSMTLPLKGGTELSLKVK encoded by the coding sequence ATGACTGATCAACCGCACAGCCCGATCCGGGATCCGCGCGTCAACGCCGTGATCGCGCGCCTGCAGGGCGCGCGGCAGCGGCCCTCCGGCGGCGGACCGCGCAGCTCTTTCAACAGCCGCGATCCCCACGCCTATGCCGAGCAGGGCTTTTCGATCCATCCCGAGCAAGGCGAGCTGATCTACCTGCTGTGCCGCGGCCTGCGCGCCACACGCGTGGCGGAGTTCGCGACCTCGGTCGGCATGTCGACGCTCTATTTCGCCGCCGCCTTGCGCGACAATGGCGGCGGGAAGGTGATCGGCTCGGAGATCGTGCCGGCCAAGGTCGAGGCCGCCAGGCGTAACCTCGCTGAGGCGGGGTTGGCCGACTATGCCGAGATCCGCGAAGGCGACGCCCGCACGACGCTGCGCGATCTCGGAGGCCCCGTCGATTTCGTCCTGATCGACGGATGGCCGGGCGAGGGTGGTCCCTCGCTCGCCCGTGAAGTGATCGAGATCGTTGCGCCGCAGCTGCTCGTCGGCGGCTATGTCATGAACGACAATGCCGAACCCGATTATCTCGCCTTCATCCGCGATCCCAAAAACGGCTTCGTGTCGATGACGCTGCCGCTCAAGGGCGGCACGGAGCTAAGCCTGAAGGTGAAGTGA
- a CDS encoding acetolactate synthase large subunit produces the protein MSEQERKVKGSDLFVAALENEGVDRIFGVPGEENLDLVESLRTSKIELVLTRHEQAAAFMAATHGRLTGKPGVCLSTLGPGALNLSTGAAYAHLGGMPMILITGQKPIMSSRQARFQIVDVVATMKPLTKLSRQIVSASSIPTVVRDAFRVAMEERPGPVHLELPEDIAGDEVAATPVIPIHPIEIPVAHRAALDRAAEMILAAKRPLVMMGAATSRPHSTHGIASFVRRTGIPFFTTQMGKGTVPGGTNLYMGTAALSERDYVHDAIDAADLIVAIGHDPIEKPPFIMGPSGPKVIHVSYTSASVELVYFPDAEVIGDVGPSLELLADRLEGKLPQAAALLPLREEILNHIADRATETRWPPTPQRIVHDIRQVIPENGIVALDNGMYKIWFARNYRTRVANTLLLDNALATMGAGLPSAMMAAMLYPDRRVLAVAGDGGFMMNSQEMETAVRLKLNLVVLVLEDNAYGMIRWKQAVDHFADYGMTFGNPDFALYAKAYGAKGHRIASIDSFGPTLDAAFKEGGVHLVVIPIDYSENVRVLVDELRARQK, from the coding sequence ATGAGCGAGCAGGAACGCAAAGTCAAAGGATCGGACCTGTTCGTCGCGGCGCTCGAGAACGAAGGCGTCGACCGAATTTTTGGTGTGCCCGGCGAGGAAAACCTCGACCTCGTCGAATCGCTGCGCACCTCGAAGATCGAGCTGGTCCTGACCCGCCATGAGCAAGCGGCCGCCTTCATGGCAGCGACCCACGGCCGGTTGACCGGCAAGCCCGGCGTCTGCCTCTCCACGCTTGGCCCGGGCGCGCTCAACCTGTCGACCGGTGCCGCCTATGCGCATCTCGGCGGGATGCCGATGATCCTCATCACCGGGCAGAAGCCGATCATGAGCAGCCGGCAGGCACGCTTCCAGATCGTGGACGTGGTTGCGACCATGAAGCCGCTGACGAAACTGTCGCGGCAGATCGTCAGCGCCTCCTCGATCCCGACCGTGGTCCGCGATGCCTTCCGGGTGGCGATGGAGGAGCGGCCGGGTCCGGTGCATCTGGAATTGCCCGAGGACATCGCGGGTGATGAGGTGGCTGCTACCCCGGTGATTCCGATTCATCCGATCGAAATCCCCGTTGCGCACCGCGCTGCGCTCGACCGTGCCGCCGAGATGATCCTGGCCGCCAAGCGCCCGCTGGTGATGATGGGCGCTGCGACCAGCCGGCCGCACTCGACCCACGGCATCGCCAGCTTCGTGCGGCGGACCGGCATTCCCTTCTTCACGACGCAGATGGGGAAGGGCACCGTGCCCGGCGGCACCAATCTCTACATGGGCACCGCGGCGCTGTCAGAGCGCGACTATGTCCATGATGCGATCGACGCCGCCGACCTGATCGTGGCGATCGGCCATGATCCGATCGAGAAGCCGCCCTTCATCATGGGGCCGTCGGGCCCGAAGGTCATTCACGTCAGCTACACGTCGGCGAGCGTCGAGCTGGTCTATTTTCCCGACGCCGAGGTCATTGGCGACGTCGGCCCGAGCCTGGAGCTCCTGGCCGACCGGCTCGAGGGCAAGCTGCCCCAGGCAGCGGCGCTGCTGCCGTTGCGCGAGGAGATCCTCAACCACATCGCCGACCGCGCCACCGAGACGCGCTGGCCGCCGACGCCGCAGCGCATCGTGCACGACATCCGCCAGGTCATCCCCGAGAACGGCATCGTCGCGCTCGACAACGGCATGTACAAGATCTGGTTCGCGCGCAACTACCGAACCCGCGTCGCCAACACGCTGCTGCTCGACAACGCGCTGGCGACGATGGGGGCCGGCCTGCCGTCGGCGATGATGGCCGCGATGCTTTATCCCGATCGCCGCGTGCTCGCGGTCGCCGGCGACGGCGGCTTCATGATGAACAGCCAGGAGATGGAAACCGCCGTCCGCCTCAAGCTCAATCTGGTCGTGCTGGTGCTGGAGGACAACGCCTACGGCATGATCCGCTGGAAACAGGCCGTCGACCATTTCGCCGATTACGGCATGACCTTCGGCAATCCCGACTTTGCGCTTTACGCCAAGGCCTATGGCGCCAAGGGCCACCGCATCGCCAGTATCGACAGCTTCGGTCCGACGCTCGATGCCGCCTTCAAGGAGGGCGGCGTGCATTTGGTCGTGATTCCGATCGATTATTCGGAGAACGTGCGGGTGCTGGTCGACGAGCTGCGCGCGCGGCAGAAATAG